In Camelus dromedarius isolate mCamDro1 chromosome 4, mCamDro1.pat, whole genome shotgun sequence, the following are encoded in one genomic region:
- the LOC105093717 gene encoding LOW QUALITY PROTEIN: ADP/ATP translocase 2-like (The sequence of the model RefSeq protein was modified relative to this genomic sequence to represent the inferred CDS: inserted 1 base in 1 codon): MADAAVSFANDFLAGGVAAAISKTVVAPTEGVTLLLQVQHASKQITADKQYEGIIDGVVRIPKEQGVLSFWRGNLANVIRYFPTQALNFAFKDKYKQIFLGGVDKRTQFWRYFAGNVASGGAAGATTLCFVYPPDFAHTHLLADVGKAGAEREFRGLSDCLVKIYKSDGIKGLYQRFNVSVQGTIIYRAAYFGIYDTAKGMLPDPKNTHIFTSWMIAQYVTAVAGLTSYPFDTMRRLMTMQSGRKGTDIMYTGTLDCWRKITRDEGAKAXFKGAWSNVLRGMGGAFVLVLYDEIKKFT, encoded by the exons ATGGCAGATGCCGCTGTGTCCTTCGCCAACGACTTCCTGGCAGGTGGAGTGGCCGCGGCCATCTCCAAGACCGTGGTAGCACCCACTGAGGGGGTCACACTGCTGCTGCAGGTGCAGCATGCCAGCAAGCAGATCACTGCAGATAAGCAGTACGAGGGCATCATAGACGGAGTGGTTCGTATCCCCAAGGAGCAGGGAGTCCTGTCCTTCTGGCGTGGTAACCTGGCCAATGTCATCAGATACTTCCCCACCCAGGCTCTCAACTTTGCCTTCAAAGATAAATACAAGCAGATCTTCCTGGGTGGTGTGGACAAGAGGACCCAGTTTTGGCGCTACTTTGCAGGGAACGTAGCATCAGGTGGTGCTGCTGGTGCCACAACCTTGTGTTTTGTGTACCCTCCTGACTTTGCCCATACCCATCTATTAGCTGATGTAGGCAAAGCTGGAGCCGAAAGGGAATTCAGAGGCCTTAGTGACTGCCTGGTTAAGATCTACAAATCTGATGGGATTAAGGGCCTATACCAACGCTTTAACGTGTCTGTTCAGGGTACTATCATCTACCGAGCTGCCTACTTTGGTATCTATGACACTGCAAAGGGTATGCTTCCAGATCCCAAGAATACTCATATCTTCACCAGCTGGATGATCGCACAGTACGTCACAGCGGTTGCTGGGTTGACTTCCTATCCGTTTGACACCATGCGTCGCCTCATGACGATGCAGTCAGGGCGCAAAGGAACTGATATCATGTACACAGGCACGCTTGACTGCTGGAGGAAGATCACTCGTGATGAAGGAGCCAAAG TTTTCAAAGGCGCGTGGTCCAATGTCCTCAGAGGCATGGGCGGTGCTTTTGTGCTTGTCTTGTATGATGAGATCAAGAAGTTCACATAA